Proteins found in one Bacteroidales bacterium genomic segment:
- a CDS encoding cytidylate kinase-like family protein has translation MDNFLIKYLSERLQEKEESPESLNPVITISREFGCWGNRIAEILCQKLLERSKVSGLNQPWKWITREIMEKSALDLKVSPEYISDIFNAKQKGTLADIILSFGSQYLSNEKIKATITNVVKSYCKDGYVIMVGRASNIILKDYPKALHVKLFAPFEWRAECYRERQNLTVTQSRIQVKEMEKRRAEFLQFFRGSLHEDEIFDLCFNRKTINENEIVDTIISILESKKYI, from the coding sequence ATGGACAATTTTCTTATCAAATACTTGTCAGAAAGGCTTCAGGAAAAGGAAGAGTCTCCTGAATCACTGAATCCGGTCATTACCATCTCAAGAGAATTTGGATGTTGGGGTAATCGAATCGCCGAAATATTATGTCAAAAATTACTTGAAAGGAGTAAGGTTTCAGGATTAAATCAACCGTGGAAATGGATAACCCGGGAAATAATGGAAAAATCGGCATTGGATTTAAAAGTATCGCCTGAATATATTTCTGATATTTTTAATGCAAAACAAAAAGGAACACTAGCGGATATTATATTGTCATTTGGCAGTCAATATTTAAGTAATGAAAAGATTAAAGCTACCATAACAAATGTAGTTAAATCATATTGTAAGGATGGATATGTGATCATGGTTGGAAGAGCCAGCAATATTATTCTGAAAGATTACCCCAAAGCGCTTCATGTAAAACTTTTTGCTCCGTTTGAATGGCGAGCTGAATGTTACAGGGAACGGCAAAATTTAACAGTAACTCAATCGAGAATACAGGTTAAAGAAATGGAAAAGCGCAGAGCTGAATTTTTACAATTTTTCAGAGGCAGCCTTCATGAAGATGAAATTTTTGATTTATGTTTTAACCGTAAAACTATTAATGAAAATGAAATTGTTGATACGATCATCAGCATATTAGAATCGAAAAAATAT